In Synechococcus sp. PCC 6312, one genomic interval encodes:
- a CDS encoding AAA family ATPase: MTEKLIIKNFAGIKELEIEVKKINILIGPETSGKSICAKLLFYFKNFIWEILSAVEKGQEESRLNSDYSQKFVEYFPSDSWGKGDFHIRYEIFDMYIEIKRNSDNQSSLFLGYSGFFKTKINELFTSRKMLNDQIIDQTNKYEPNRLLELWEILRDVFIENLRNIKIPEVGYKQLFIPAGRSFFVNLQNKIFSVTSNSNVLDPFLRMFGLIYEGIKNSPHHLNHNHEEIINSDIQSEIRQVIKNSLRAKHIRRESEDYLVSSDGRQVRVANSSSGQQELLPLTIILEALPFLAYSSLGYAVYVEEPEAHLFPNTQRNIVELITAVFNSQSDKLQFFITTHSPYVLTAINNLLQAGQLYETADEDTQKKLEEILPKYKSLHTADVAAYSLSEGRCQNIINPETGLIDAQIIDSVSEELIVQFDSLLDFVEPINE; the protein is encoded by the coding sequence ATGACTGAAAAGCTAATTATCAAAAACTTTGCTGGCATTAAAGAGCTGGAAATTGAAGTCAAGAAAATCAACATTCTCATTGGCCCAGAAACCAGTGGGAAAAGCATTTGTGCTAAGTTGCTTTTCTATTTCAAGAACTTTATCTGGGAAATCTTATCGGCAGTAGAAAAAGGACAAGAAGAAAGTCGATTAAACTCTGACTACTCTCAAAAATTTGTAGAATACTTTCCATCTGATTCATGGGGAAAGGGTGATTTTCATATTAGATATGAAATTTTTGATATGTATATCGAAATCAAAAGAAATTCAGATAATCAAAGTAGCCTTTTTCTAGGCTATTCGGGTTTCTTTAAGACGAAGATTAATGAATTATTTACTTCACGTAAAATGTTAAATGATCAGATTATTGATCAGACTAACAAATATGAACCTAATAGATTATTAGAACTTTGGGAGATATTGCGTGATGTTTTTATAGAAAATTTACGTAATATTAAAATTCCAGAAGTAGGGTACAAACAACTATTTATCCCCGCTGGACGCTCATTTTTTGTTAATCTACAAAACAAAATTTTTTCGGTTACTTCTAATAGTAATGTTCTTGATCCTTTTTTAAGAATGTTTGGCTTAATTTATGAAGGAATTAAAAATTCTCCACACCATTTAAACCACAATCATGAGGAAATAATAAATTCTGATATTCAATCTGAAATTAGACAGGTTATTAAAAACTCCTTGCGTGCTAAACACATTCGCCGTGAAAGTGAAGATTATCTTGTTTCTAGTGATGGGAGACAGGTTCGTGTAGCTAACTCTTCATCTGGACAGCAGGAGCTTCTCCCCTTAACAATTATCCTAGAAGCACTACCATTTTTAGCTTATTCGTCACTTGGTTATGCAGTTTATGTTGAAGAACCAGAAGCACATCTCTTTCCAAACACTCAAAGAAATATTGTCGAGTTGATTACTGCGGTCTTTAATAGTCAATCAGATAAGTTACAATTTTTTATTACAACTCATAGCCCTTATGTCCTGACTGCGATTAATAACCTTCTCCAGGCCGGGCAACTCTATGAAACCGCTGATGAGGACACCCAAAAGAAACTAGAAGAGATTCTCCCAAAATATAAGTCACTCCATACGGCTGATGTGGCTGCCTATTCTTTATCTGAGGGTCGTTGTCAAAATATTATTAATCCTGAAACAGGCCTGATTGATGCCCAAATCATTGACTCGGTTTCTGAAGAGTTAATAGTCCAATTCGATAGTCTTCTTGATTTTGTTGAGCCAATTAATGAATAA
- a CDS encoding DUF2499 domain-containing protein, giving the protein MQALSIPTWVIHISSVLEWMAAIVLIWRFGELHPQQGWKWLALAMLPALISAMCACTWHYYDNDVQLDWLVTVQAGLTLFGNTTLCLAAGWIYYRYQAKLP; this is encoded by the coding sequence ATGCAAGCATTATCAATTCCCACCTGGGTGATTCATATTTCGAGCGTTTTGGAGTGGATGGCAGCGATTGTTTTAATTTGGCGATTTGGGGAACTACATCCACAGCAGGGTTGGAAGTGGTTAGCTTTGGCCATGCTCCCGGCCTTAATCAGTGCGATGTGTGCTTGTACTTGGCATTACTACGACAACGATGTTCAGCTTGACTGGCTTGTCACAGTCCAGGCCGGTTTGACCTTATTTGGGAATACGACCCTTTGTCTAGCGGCGGGGTGGATATACTATCGCTACCAGGCCAAGTTACCCTAA
- a CDS encoding AAA family ATPase: MIPLRLTLQNFLSYHQASLDFSGLQLACICGPNGAGKSSLLEAMAWAVWGQSRAINEDDLIHSGQTEAQVDFVLEIQGQCYRIIRTRRRNQATYLEFQARIEATANLGDPSGFRSLTGRSLRQTQARICQQIHLDYETFINSAYLRQGRADEFMLKRPAERKQLLADLLKLDHYETLAEAARDSARQYKGQLGLLGQNLSQIEAQLTGLEDLACEKVSLEQKIRALRQQLEHLQAEQQKLTELSQSRQLWQQQLTWANQQQTHLQAELTRQSQSCTTAQAQLQKLHPLLQTQAQIQAGYGYWQHLQTQDRQLAEKATVYRGLETRRQNLQQALDQASLTLHQQLQTCQSQLTRLEQQQADCLKVISKETEIEAALQNLHTSKAKLHYLDDLQNQAFPLLQLQRQLELEQERAHSRLVARMDELRSNARQLQQQQAGQPQLQQAVLEVTSKISHLQKQRVYLQHLQDKGLERRRFMEQLQDRQRDLETQLGQLEQKMQLLTVPDACCPLCDRPLDELHWALVKQRHEQSQQDLLDQIWVIREQLAVSEREIQVLRREYREVDQELSQLHQVLEQRGRLEAQLGNTTSLEAQLHRIFNEIQTLESQLQQQQQAQNQAPEWQTLTTQLAALNYDEKTHALARGEVERWRWAEAKQAELNQARRQLHHLEQQLPALITQQNHLQTELKTLTTDSDLAQELQTIQAQLDALDYDPTVHHQLQAQLRDYQPYLLQWQELTQAQARVPQLQQTIQDLTIAIDKIKEQIAEIGTQITHLHAQLHHSQDTPNRLKQLAEEMNQAQTNLETHLAHLGRLSQQQQQHNQLQTQLGQLQQQQAHAQSQLQIYQELAQAFGQNGIPALMIENLLPQLEAEANHLLGRLTGSQLHVQFVTQKAGRGTKSVGAAFRKEPNKLIDTLDILIADTQGTRPYETYSGGEAFRVNFAIRLALSRLLARQSGSELQLLIIDEGFGTQDQEGCERLIAALNSIAPDFACILAITHMPQLQAAFQTRIAVTKTTAGSQLTLIS, encoded by the coding sequence ATGATCCCCCTGCGTCTAACCTTACAAAACTTTCTCAGCTATCACCAGGCCAGTTTGGACTTTAGCGGCTTACAGTTGGCTTGTATTTGTGGCCCCAATGGTGCTGGAAAATCATCCCTATTAGAAGCCATGGCCTGGGCGGTTTGGGGCCAAAGTCGGGCCATTAATGAAGATGATCTGATCCACAGCGGTCAAACAGAAGCCCAAGTTGATTTTGTTTTAGAAATTCAGGGGCAATGTTATCGAATTATCCGCACCCGCCGCCGAAACCAGGCCACCTATTTGGAGTTCCAGGCCCGGATTGAGGCCACTGCCAACCTAGGCGACCCATCAGGATTTCGGAGTTTAACTGGCCGCAGTTTACGCCAAACCCAAGCGCGAATTTGCCAACAGATTCATTTGGACTATGAAACCTTCATCAATTCGGCCTATTTACGTCAAGGGCGCGCCGATGAATTTATGCTCAAACGGCCGGCCGAACGTAAACAACTCCTAGCCGATTTACTCAAACTGGATCACTATGAAACTCTAGCCGAGGCCGCCCGTGATTCTGCCCGTCAATATAAAGGTCAACTTGGACTATTAGGGCAAAACCTGAGCCAAATTGAAGCCCAACTCACGGGCCTGGAAGATTTAGCCTGCGAAAAAGTCAGCCTAGAGCAAAAAATTCGCGCCTTGCGACAACAGCTTGAACACCTCCAGGCCGAGCAACAAAAACTAACCGAACTGTCCCAAAGCCGACAACTCTGGCAGCAACAACTGACTTGGGCCAACCAGCAACAGACTCATCTCCAAGCAGAACTCACCCGCCAATCACAAAGTTGCACCACAGCCCAGGCCCAACTCCAAAAACTGCACCCCCTCCTCCAGACCCAAGCTCAAATCCAGGCCGGTTATGGGTATTGGCAACACCTGCAAACCCAGGATCGCCAGTTAGCAGAAAAAGCAACGGTTTATCGGGGCCTGGAAACTCGCCGCCAAAACTTGCAACAAGCCCTCGACCAGGCCAGCCTAACCCTGCATCAACAATTACAAACCTGCCAATCTCAACTCACCCGCCTAGAACAGCAACAGGCTGATTGTTTAAAAGTTATCAGTAAAGAAACTGAAATCGAAGCCGCACTCCAAAACCTCCACACCAGCAAGGCCAAGCTGCACTATCTTGACGATCTCCAAAATCAAGCCTTTCCCCTCCTGCAACTCCAACGCCAACTGGAACTGGAACAAGAACGCGCCCACTCTCGCCTTGTCGCCCGCATGGATGAACTACGCAGCAATGCCCGCCAACTCCAGCAACAACAGGCCGGCCAGCCCCAACTTCAACAAGCGGTTTTAGAAGTCACCAGCAAAATCTCCCATCTCCAAAAGCAACGGGTGTATCTACAACATCTCCAAGACAAGGGCCTGGAACGCCGCCGCTTTATGGAACAACTCCAAGATCGGCAACGGGATCTCGAAACTCAACTGGGGCAATTGGAGCAAAAAATGCAACTGTTAACGGTTCCAGATGCCTGCTGTCCCCTCTGTGATCGGCCATTGGATGAATTGCACTGGGCCTTGGTCAAACAACGCCATGAACAGTCTCAACAAGATCTGCTGGATCAAATTTGGGTGATTCGGGAACAGTTAGCAGTGTCCGAGCGGGAAATTCAAGTTCTGCGCCGGGAATATCGAGAGGTTGATCAAGAACTGAGCCAACTCCATCAAGTCCTAGAGCAGCGGGGCCGCCTGGAAGCCCAATTAGGGAATACGACGAGCTTGGAAGCACAGTTGCATCGCATCTTTAACGAAATTCAAACCCTTGAATCCCAACTCCAGCAGCAGCAACAGGCCCAAAATCAGGCCCCGGAATGGCAAACCCTGACTACCCAGTTGGCCGCCCTCAACTATGACGAAAAAACTCATGCCCTGGCCCGAGGCGAAGTCGAACGGTGGCGTTGGGCCGAAGCTAAACAAGCCGAACTGAACCAGGCCCGCCGCCAACTCCATCATCTAGAACAACAACTCCCGGCCCTGATCACGCAGCAAAATCACCTCCAAACGGAACTTAAGACCCTCACCACCGACTCCGACTTAGCTCAAGAATTGCAAACCATCCAGGCCCAACTGGACGCGCTTGACTATGACCCCACTGTTCACCATCAACTCCAGGCCCAGTTGCGGGACTATCAGCCCTATTTACTTCAATGGCAAGAACTGACCCAGGCCCAGGCCAGGGTTCCCCAACTTCAACAAACCATCCAAGACTTGACCATCGCCATAGACAAGATTAAAGAGCAAATTGCAGAGATCGGAACTCAAATCACACACCTACACGCCCAACTCCATCACAGCCAAGATACCCCCAATCGCCTTAAGCAACTTGCCGAGGAGATGAACCAAGCCCAAACTAATCTCGAAACCCATCTGGCCCACCTCGGTCGTCTCAGCCAACAACAACAGCAGCACAACCAACTCCAAACCCAACTGGGCCAACTCCAACAGCAACAGGCCCACGCCCAGTCCCAACTACAAATTTATCAAGAACTCGCCCAGGCTTTTGGTCAAAATGGCATTCCGGCCCTGATGATTGAAAATCTTTTACCCCAACTAGAAGCCGAAGCAAATCATCTTCTTGGGCGGTTAACGGGCAGTCAACTCCACGTCCAGTTTGTCACCCAAAAAGCGGGCCGAGGCACTAAATCCGTTGGTGCAGCCTTCCGTAAAGAACCCAATAAGCTGATTGATACTCTAGATATTTTGATTGCTGATACCCAAGGCACTCGTCCCTATGAAACCTATTCTGGTGGGGAAGCTTTTCGGGTTAATTTTGCGATCCGGTTAGCCCTTTCACGTTTGTTAGCTCGTCAAAGTGGGAGTGAACTGCAACTGTTGATTATTGATGAAGGGTTTGGGACGCAAGATCAGGAGGGGTGTGAACGGTTAATTGCCGCCTTGAATAGTATTGCCCCAGATTTTGCCTGCATCTTAGCCATTACCCATATGCCCCAACTCCAAGCTGCGTTTCAAACCCGGATCGCTGTCACTAAAACCACGGCCGGATCACAACTGACGTTGATTAGTTAA
- a CDS encoding Uma2 family endonuclease, whose product MTLAEALSPTAKPTQPMSDTWLPVAWDEYQALVTDPANDKTKCYYYRGHMRLEMPPVSHDHAESDGTITLAVNLFGIAQGIRFKVLGNCSYRKSGVAECQPDVSFYLGDKTQAVPFGTGVIDLETYPAPDLVIEVAKSSLFDDLSVKRFLYESLGVKEYWVVDVEKIEITAYVMTDGGSNRIQGSQVLPGLAFTVLEEALRRSRETDQSQVGAWLLSQFQSG is encoded by the coding sequence ATGACACTAGCGGAAGCATTATCTCCAACTGCAAAACCGACTCAACCCATGAGTGATACTTGGCTGCCTGTTGCTTGGGATGAGTATCAAGCTCTTGTAACCGATCCAGCCAATGACAAAACGAAATGCTATTACTACCGGGGCCACATGAGGTTAGAAATGCCGCCTGTTAGTCATGATCACGCTGAAAGTGATGGCACAATTACCCTTGCCGTTAATCTGTTTGGTATTGCTCAGGGGATTCGGTTCAAGGTTTTAGGAAACTGTAGTTATCGCAAATCTGGGGTGGCAGAGTGTCAACCGGATGTGTCGTTTTATCTGGGTGACAAGACTCAAGCTGTTCCGTTTGGGACTGGGGTTATTGATTTAGAGACCTATCCGGCTCCCGATTTGGTGATTGAAGTGGCCAAGTCTTCGCTGTTTGATGACCTGAGTGTGAAGCGTTTTCTTTATGAGTCATTAGGAGTTAAGGAATATTGGGTTGTAGATGTCGAAAAAATTGAAATTACGGCTTATGTCATGACGGATGGGGGTAGCAACCGGATTCAAGGATCACAAGTATTACCAGGCCTGGCTTTTACGGTTTTAGAAGAAGCTCTGCGTCGCAGCCGAGAAACAGATCAATCCCAGGTTGGGGCCTGGTTATTGAGTCAATTTCAGTCTGGGTAA
- a CDS encoding DinB family protein: protein MKAQQARTLASYNRWMNERLYAICDELSDEERKKDRGVFFRSIHGTLNHLLLSDKIWLGRFEGEAFAVTRLDQELFEDFRELQSERENTDLRIDNWSAQLTDEILSGDLVYTSIVNPGLRRYVYWVAVTHFFNHQTHHRGQLTAILSQLGKDYGTTDLIWLPEFTTGQY from the coding sequence ATGAAAGCTCAGCAAGCAAGAACTTTAGCATCCTATAATCGCTGGATGAATGAGCGGCTATACGCAATCTGCGATGAATTATCTGATGAAGAGCGCAAGAAAGATCGAGGTGTGTTTTTTCGGTCAATTCATGGGACTTTGAATCATTTATTACTGTCTGATAAGATTTGGCTGGGTCGTTTTGAGGGGGAGGCGTTTGCCGTTACTCGTCTTGATCAGGAGTTATTTGAGGATTTTAGAGAACTCCAATCTGAACGAGAGAATACAGATTTACGGATTGATAATTGGAGTGCTCAATTAACAGATGAAATTCTGAGTGGTGATTTGGTTTATACCAGTATTGTTAACCCTGGATTGCGCCGATATGTTTATTGGGTGGCAGTGACTCACTTTTTCAACCATCAAACCCACCACCGAGGGCAACTGACTGCCATCCTGAGTCAATTAGGGAAGGATTACGGGACAACAGATCTGATTTGGTTGCCAGAATTTACAACGGGACAGTACTGA
- a CDS encoding class I SAM-dependent methyltransferase, translated as MKPSNISWQYNEFKQVGRDYGNQSEVDVYDTSHADFRDIKAESNRVLDLLAIKAGDTIIDFGSGTGTLAIEAAKRGARVHAVDISSAMLDRAKTKSTEAGVTSITFHQAGFLTYNHPDYSADAIVTTFAFHHLPDFWKGIALQRIHRMLKPSAQFYLHDVILEEKHSLENISSFIHQQEQAGGDFLREDAEGHFRDEYSTYDWVIEGLLARAGLSIIHRYFDGGVIGTYLCQKNDEA; from the coding sequence ATGAAACCATCTAACATCTCTTGGCAATACAACGAGTTCAAACAAGTTGGACGTGACTACGGCAACCAGTCTGAAGTGGACGTTTACGATACTAGTCATGCTGATTTCCGTGACATCAAAGCAGAAAGTAACCGAGTCCTAGACTTATTGGCCATCAAAGCGGGCGATACAATTATTGACTTTGGTTCTGGGACGGGGACATTGGCCATTGAAGCGGCAAAACGAGGGGCAAGGGTTCATGCTGTTGATATTTCCTCAGCTATGCTTGATCGAGCTAAGACCAAATCTACTGAAGCAGGGGTTACTAGCATCACCTTTCATCAAGCCGGATTTTTAACCTACAACCACCCTGACTATTCCGCCGATGCCATTGTGACAACCTTTGCCTTTCATCACCTGCCTGATTTTTGGAAAGGGATTGCGCTCCAGCGAATTCATCGGATGTTGAAGCCAAGCGCCCAGTTTTATCTGCACGATGTCATCCTTGAGGAAAAACATTCGCTTGAAAATATTTCTAGTTTTATTCATCAGCAGGAGCAGGCTGGGGGTGACTTTTTGCGAGAAGATGCAGAGGGTCATTTTCGGGATGAGTATTCGACCTATGACTGGGTGATTGAAGGTCTTTTAGCCAGGGCTGGCTTGAGCATCATCCACCGGTATTTCGATGGTGGAGTCATCGGGACATACTTATGTCAAAAAAATGACGAAGCTTAA
- a CDS encoding BrnT family toxin, whose product MSPAQFEWDESKAQSNLLKHGLSFEDAIAAFFQEDVIDVCDNRYSEQRWRRFLYRNGELICIVWTWRSETVRIISVRRANQRERRKFGQSRD is encoded by the coding sequence ATGTCCCCAGCACAGTTTGAATGGGATGAATCAAAGGCCCAGAGCAATTTACTCAAGCATGGACTATCTTTTGAAGATGCCATTGCCGCTTTCTTTCAAGAGGATGTGATTGATGTCTGCGATAACCGATATAGTGAGCAACGCTGGCGGCGATTTCTCTACCGAAATGGAGAACTTATCTGCATCGTCTGGACATGGCGCAGTGAAACCGTCCGAATCATTTCTGTCCGTAGAGCGAATCAACGAGAACGGAGAAAATTTGGTCAGAGTCGTGATTGA
- a CDS encoding phosphoketolase — MTPTAPGQVLPLNQSLSPYGQARATISGNPLTPEEIKLMDAYWRACCYLIVGMIYLRDNPLLREPLKIDQIKKRLLGHWGSSPGQSFIWTHLNRVIKKYDLDMIYLSGPGHGAPGVIAPVYLDGSYSEVYPEKGEDLAGLKEFFKQFSFPGGIGSHCTPETPGSIHEGGELGYSVSHAYGTVFDNPNLISVVVVGDGESETGPLATSWHSNKFLNPITDGAVLPILHLNGYKINNPTILSRISHADLTALFQGYGYEPLFVEGSDPETMHQALAATLDYAIEKIKTYQAEARSTGVAKLYRYPMIIFRTPKGWTGPAEIDGKKFEGFWRSHQVPMADVVKNPAHLQLLEDWMKSYKPEELFDANGTLIPELKALAPKGEKRMGSNPHTNGGRICKDLRMPDFREYGIAVDKPGTFEAPNTQPLGVFLRDVMARNMTNFRVFGPDENTSNKLNDIYAVSKKTWLAEYLPEDADGGELATNGRVMEMLSEHTLEGWLEAYLLTGRHGFFATYESFVHVIDSMFNQHAKWIQKAAELPWRAPVPSLNLLITSTVWRQDHNGFTHQDPGFLDIVTNKDPEVVRIYLPPDVNSLLSCADHCLQSKNYVNVIVCDKQMHLQYMDMDAAIVHCTKGIGIWDWASNDQGYEPDVVLVGCGDIPTQEALAANVMLREAFPDLKIRFLNVVDLLKLQPDTEHPHGLSDRDFDSLFTLDKPIIFNFHGYPWLIHKLAYRRHNHVNLHVRGYKEKGNINTPLELAIENEVDRFSIAIDVINRVPKLTVAGAHSKEKFRNQQIEAANYAFEHGIDPPEIVNWRWPL, encoded by the coding sequence ATGACACCGACCGCCCCAGGCCAAGTACTTCCACTCAATCAATCCCTCAGTCCCTACGGCCAAGCCCGCGCCACCATTAGCGGAAACCCATTAACTCCTGAAGAAATCAAACTCATGGATGCCTATTGGCGGGCCTGTTGCTACTTAATTGTGGGGATGATTTATCTCCGTGATAATCCGCTGCTCCGTGAACCCCTGAAAATAGACCAAATCAAAAAACGCCTCCTCGGTCATTGGGGGTCTAGTCCCGGCCAATCCTTTATTTGGACACATCTCAACCGGGTGATCAAAAAATACGACCTGGATATGATTTACCTCTCAGGGCCGGGTCATGGTGCGCCGGGAGTGATTGCGCCAGTTTATTTGGATGGCAGTTATTCCGAGGTTTATCCCGAAAAAGGGGAAGACTTAGCTGGCCTGAAGGAATTCTTCAAACAATTCTCATTCCCCGGTGGCATTGGTAGTCACTGCACCCCAGAAACCCCCGGTTCCATCCATGAAGGTGGCGAACTTGGCTATAGCGTTTCCCATGCTTACGGCACTGTGTTTGATAATCCCAATTTAATCTCAGTGGTTGTGGTTGGGGATGGCGAATCGGAAACCGGCCCCTTGGCTACCTCTTGGCACAGCAACAAATTCCTCAATCCAATTACCGATGGGGCTGTCCTGCCAATTCTCCACTTGAACGGCTACAAAATTAATAACCCGACGATCCTGTCTCGGATTAGCCATGCAGATTTAACAGCCCTGTTTCAAGGCTATGGCTATGAACCCCTGTTTGTGGAAGGCTCGGATCCGGAAACCATGCACCAGGCCCTGGCCGCCACCCTGGACTATGCGATTGAGAAAATCAAAACCTATCAAGCCGAAGCTCGCAGCACCGGAGTTGCCAAACTTTATCGCTATCCGATGATTATTTTCCGCACCCCCAAAGGTTGGACTGGTCCGGCGGAAATTGACGGCAAAAAATTTGAAGGCTTTTGGCGGTCGCACCAAGTCCCCATGGCTGATGTCGTGAAAAATCCAGCCCACCTCCAACTTCTCGAAGACTGGATGAAGAGCTACAAACCGGAAGAACTCTTTGATGCCAACGGCACCTTAATCCCAGAACTCAAAGCCCTCGCACCCAAAGGTGAAAAACGGATGGGGTCTAACCCCCACACCAATGGCGGCCGGATTTGCAAGGATTTACGGATGCCGGATTTCCGGGAGTATGGCATTGCCGTTGATAAACCGGGAACCTTTGAAGCTCCGAATACCCAACCCCTCGGTGTCTTTTTGCGGGATGTCATGGCCCGGAATATGACCAATTTCCGTGTCTTTGGGCCGGATGAAAACACCTCCAACAAGCTGAATGATATCTATGCGGTCAGTAAAAAGACTTGGCTGGCGGAATATCTCCCGGAAGATGCTGATGGGGGTGAACTGGCAACCAATGGCCGGGTAATGGAAATGCTGAGTGAGCATACCTTGGAAGGCTGGTTAGAGGCCTATTTACTGACTGGACGGCATGGCTTTTTTGCTACCTATGAATCCTTTGTCCATGTGATTGATTCGATGTTTAATCAACACGCCAAATGGATTCAAAAAGCCGCAGAACTCCCTTGGCGCGCTCCGGTTCCTTCCTTGAATTTGTTGATTACTTCGACAGTATGGCGGCAAGATCACAATGGTTTTACCCACCAGGATCCCGGCTTTTTGGATATTGTCACCAACAAAGATCCGGAAGTGGTGCGAATTTATCTACCCCCAGATGTGAATTCACTCCTGTCCTGTGCCGATCACTGCCTCCAAAGCAAAAACTATGTCAACGTGATTGTCTGTGATAAGCAGATGCATTTGCAGTACATGGATATGGATGCGGCGATTGTCCACTGCACCAAAGGGATTGGGATTTGGGATTGGGCTAGTAATGACCAGGGCTACGAACCCGATGTCGTTTTAGTCGGCTGTGGTGATATTCCCACCCAAGAAGCATTGGCGGCGAATGTCATGCTCCGGGAAGCCTTTCCTGACTTGAAGATTCGCTTTCTGAATGTGGTGGATTTGCTCAAGTTGCAACCGGACACGGAACATCCCCACGGATTAAGTGATCGGGATTTTGACAGTTTGTTTACCCTTGATAAACCGATTATCTTTAACTTCCACGGTTATCCTTGGCTGATCCACAAACTGGCCTATCGCCGTCACAATCATGTCAATCTCCATGTCCGGGGCTACAAGGAAAAAGGCAACATTAACACTCCCCTGGAGTTAGCGATTGAGAACGAAGTAGATCGGTTTAGCATTGCCATTGATGTGATTAACCGGGTGCCAAAACTCACAGTCGCCGGGGCCCATTCCAAGGAGAAATTCCGCAATCAACAAATCGAAGCGGCGAACTATGCGTTTGAACATGGGATTGATCCACCGGAAATTGTCAATTGGCGTTGGCCGTTGTAG
- a CDS encoding DUF86 domain-containing protein: protein MTQRQIQDYLQDILDAVGAIEQFTTGIELDDFSQNLEKVFAVSRAIEIIGETVKHIPDSVRQEYPDIPWRDVAGMRDKLIHNYFNTDVEIVWQAVVEDVPRLKVMISRVLDDIQD, encoded by the coding sequence GTGACTCAGCGGCAGATTCAGGATTATTTACAGGATATTTTGGATGCGGTCGGTGCGATTGAGCAATTTACAACTGGGATTGAACTTGATGATTTCTCCCAAAACTTAGAGAAGGTCTTTGCCGTTTCTAGAGCCATTGAGATTATTGGTGAAACAGTAAAACACATACCAGATTCAGTCAGGCAGGAGTACCCTGATATTCCTTGGAGAGATGTTGCTGGAATGCGAGATAAACTGATTCATAATTATTTCAATACGGATGTGGAGATTGTTTGGCAAGCGGTGGTTGAAGATGTTCCAAGACTAAAAGTTATGATTTCACGAGTTTTAGATGATATTCAAGATTAA
- a CDS encoding nucleotidyltransferase family protein: MSWLEANKLVLEERYHVKELGVFGSYVRQEQTDTSDVDILVEFSQTPSLLKFINLENYLTDHFGCKVDLVHKAGLKPRIGERILAEVVYL, translated from the coding sequence ATGTCATGGTTAGAAGCCAATAAACTTGTTCTTGAAGAACGCTATCACGTTAAAGAACTTGGAGTTTTTGGTTCCTACGTCAGGCAAGAACAAACAGACACTAGTGATGTAGATATACTTGTAGAATTTTCTCAAACACCCAGCCTTTTGAAGTTTATCAATTTAGAAAACTACCTGACTGATCATTTTGGGTGCAAAGTGGATTTGGTTCATAAAGCTGGCTTGAAACCCCGAATTGGTGAACGGATTTTGGCAGAGGTTGTTTATTTGTGA
- a CDS encoding PIN domain-containing protein yields MRLLIDTNVVLDFLQEREPFVESAAELFARIDRGEIEGFIAATTITNIYYIVRRGVGAIVAKNSVIQILSSLNICTVDQEVLEQAIKLNFQDYEDAVQYSCAIAYNLDAIVTRDLSGFVNSEIPVVLPNDLEILFPPSGL; encoded by the coding sequence ATGAGGCTTCTAATTGATACTAACGTTGTGCTTGATTTTCTACAGGAACGAGAACCTTTTGTTGAAAGCGCAGCGGAACTCTTTGCCCGAATTGATAGAGGAGAGATCGAAGGATTTATTGCGGCTACAACGATTACAAATATTTACTATATTGTCCGCCGTGGAGTTGGGGCTATAGTGGCAAAAAACTCTGTTATTCAAATTCTTTCTAGTCTCAATATTTGTACAGTTGATCAGGAGGTCTTAGAACAAGCAATTAAACTTAATTTTCAAGATTATGAGGATGCAGTTCAGTATTCCTGTGCAATCGCATATAACCTAGATGCTATTGTAACCCGTGATTTATCGGGATTTGTCAATTCAGAGATTCCTGTAGTTTTACCGAATGATCTAGAAATTTTATTCCCTCCGTCTGGGCTTTGA